GCATGTAAGATACTGCTGGATGCACGATCACCGGCTTTTGCCAAGCTGCGGCGCGGTATCAGGTGTGCCGGTGATCGGCGGCACTGGGCCGCAGACGTCGCGCGACCCAGAGGCGGATCTTGCTGTGGAAGGCCCGCCGACTGCGCATAGCGAAAATTGGAGACATACGCAGTTGATGGCCGCGCAATGCGGGCGGGGCAGGCCGCCTTTCGCGGCCCCCCGTCAGGTCATCACGTCAGGCCCGTCGCGGCCGGAGCGGGTCTTGAGCCCGGTCAGCGCGTCGATGGCCCTGACCAGCGGCGTCAGGGCTTCCTGGGTTTCAATGCCAAGGTCGCCGTCGGCGGGGGTATATTGCTCAAGGTAAAGCCGGATCGTTGCGCCCTCGGTACCGGTCCCCGAAAGGCGCATCACCGCGCGGGCGCCGCCATCGAAGTAGACGCGCATCCCCTGGTTCTCTGAAACGGAGCCATCCACCGGATCCGTGTAGGAAAAGCTGTCGATCTTCTCGATCCCCTCGGGCAGGGTCTCGATCGCCTTCAGGTCGTCCATGATGGCATTGGCGACGCCGGCATCCACGGCTTCGTAATCGTGGCGGGAATAGTAATCGCGACCGTAGGTCTTCCAGTGGTCCATCAGGATCTCGGCGACGGACATCTTGCGCACCGCCAGCACGTTGAGCCAAAGCAGCACGGCCCAGAGACCGTCCTTCTCGCGCACGTGGTCGGAGCCTGTGCCGGCGCTTTCCTCGCCGCAAAGCGTAGCCTTGCCCGCATCCAGCAGGTTGCCGAAGAACTTCCAGCCGGTGGGCGTTTCATAGGCGTCGATGCCCAGCTTTTCGGCCACGCGGTCGGCGGCGCGCGAGGTCGGCATGGAGCGGGCCACACCGGCAAGGCCGCGGGCATAGCCGGGGGCAAGGTGTGCGTTGGCGGCCAGCACTGCCAGGCTGTCGGACGGCGTCACGTAGACACCCTTGCCCAGGATCATGTTCCGGTCGCCATCCCCATCCGAGGCCGCGGCGAAATCGGGGCCGTCCGCGGCCATGACCATGTCGACAAGGGGCTTGGCCCAGATCGGGTTGGGATCCGGGTGGCCCTTGCCGAAATCGACCGATGGTTCGCCGTTCAGCACGGTGCCCGCCGGCGCGCCAAGGGTGCCTTCCAGGATTGTCTTGGCGTAGGGGCCGGTGACGGCGTGCATGGCGTCGAACTTCATGGTGAATCCGCTGGTCAGCAGGGCGCGGATCGCGTCGAAGTCGAACAGCGTCTCCATCAGGGCGGCGTAATCCGTCACCGGATCGACGATTTCGACCACCATGCCGCCCAGTTTGCCCTCGCCCAGGGCCGTCAGGTCCAGGTCCGGCGCTTCCAGCGTCTTGTAGTCGGAAAGGGTTTTCGTCTGATCGAAGATCGCGGCGGTCACGCTTTCGGGCGCCGGCCCGCCGTTCGAGATGTTGTATTTCAGCCCGAAGTCCTCGTCGATTCCGCCGGGGTTGTGGCTGGCCGAAAGGATCAGCCCGCCGTCGGTGCCACGCTGGCGGATCAGGTTCGAGGCCGCGGGGGTGGAGAGCAACCCGCCCTGGCCGACGATGCAGCGCGCCGCACCATTGGCGGCGGCCATGCGCAGGATCGTCTGAATCGCCTCGGCGTTGAAGAACCGCCCGTCACCGCCGACGATCAGTGTCTTGCCCTCGCAACCGCCGATGGCGTTGAAGATGGACTGGACGAAGGCCTCCAGATAACCGGGTTCCATGAAGACGCGGGTCTTCTTGCGCAGGCCCGAGGTGCCGGGCTTCTGGCCGTCGAAAGGGGTTACCGGCTTGATTTTAACGTCCATGACTTCTGTCGTCCTTAATGCTTTTACGGAATCCGGGCCGCGAAAATCATGCGGCCGGCACAAAAGTCAGACTATCGCCATTTCATGACTTTGACATGATGTCAGCGCGGATTCTGCAAGCCGTGGCAGCAAAACGCCTTTCGACCGGGCACTGAGGCGCGTCGACATCGAAGATCTGTGTCCCCGGGGGCAGGCCTGGGCCCGGAGAATGTTCTTGGTGGATCTTCACTGACATCAGCCAGTTTCATGGTTGCCCGATTGCACGGGATTGACCGGTCCGTGGTGCGCAGTGATCGCTGCCAATGGCTGGATATTTTGGAAAATTCGGGCACGCGCCGACGCCAGCTTCAAGTGGAGCCGCGATGCAGGAGTGAAGGGGGGCCGCCAGGATGCTTTTGCCAGCGTTGGAGATGAGCGACCCGCACCTGAGAATGTTGAGCTACAAAGCTGTGTGACACTGTGGGTGCCAAATCCAGCCTATGCCTAGTTGATCAAGGACTTAGATGGTGATTTGGCTCCGGCGGTAGGGATGGAAGCACTTGTTGTATAACTTGCTGAAAACTAACAGTTAATTCTGTCCGGAAAATGGGCTTGGTTTGGTCTTGTGTATCAACCACAGAACATAACGGGATCGACCTGACGGGCGCAAGGGAGGATTTCTTCACAGGGTGCCGTGTGGCGTGAACGGCCCGAAGCTGCCTTCCACCCACCACGCGGCGCCGCATTGTCGGGGATGAATGTCTGCTGTGCGGACTCGTCCGACATTCGCCTTGCCGCAGCCCCTCAGTATCTAGCGCTGAATAGCGCTTCGGCATTCGGCAAGCGCATCAAACCCTTTAAGGTTTAGGGCTCTGCAGGCTCCCAAAGTTCTATCGGGTTTCCTTCTGGATCGTGGATGCGTGCAAACTGTCCCACCCCATCCATGCTGACGATGTCACCACTGTCGATGCCTGCTGCATTGAGTTCCGCTAGCGCGGAAGTAAGGTTTTCAACACGAAAGTTGAGCATAAACGCATGATCTTTTGAGAA
The Pseudooceanicola algae genome window above contains:
- a CDS encoding VOC family protein; translation: MVKTLGIGGLFFRAKDPNALAEWYQTHLGIDPAPTSATMEPWITEAGVTILSPFAHDTDYFSKDHAFMLNFRVENLTSALAELNAAGIDSGDIVSMDGVGQFARIHDPEGNPIELWEPAEP
- a CDS encoding alpha-D-glucose phosphate-specific phosphoglucomutase codes for the protein MDVKIKPVTPFDGQKPGTSGLRKKTRVFMEPGYLEAFVQSIFNAIGGCEGKTLIVGGDGRFFNAEAIQTILRMAAANGAARCIVGQGGLLSTPAASNLIRQRGTDGGLILSASHNPGGIDEDFGLKYNISNGGPAPESVTAAIFDQTKTLSDYKTLEAPDLDLTALGEGKLGGMVVEIVDPVTDYAALMETLFDFDAIRALLTSGFTMKFDAMHAVTGPYAKTILEGTLGAPAGTVLNGEPSVDFGKGHPDPNPIWAKPLVDMVMAADGPDFAAASDGDGDRNMILGKGVYVTPSDSLAVLAANAHLAPGYARGLAGVARSMPTSRAADRVAEKLGIDAYETPTGWKFFGNLLDAGKATLCGEESAGTGSDHVREKDGLWAVLLWLNVLAVRKMSVAEILMDHWKTYGRDYYSRHDYEAVDAGVANAIMDDLKAIETLPEGIEKIDSFSYTDPVDGSVSENQGMRVYFDGGARAVMRLSGTGTEGATIRLYLEQYTPADGDLGIETQEALTPLVRAIDALTGLKTRSGRDGPDVMT